Proteins encoded together in one Telopea speciosissima isolate NSW1024214 ecotype Mountain lineage chromosome 4, Tspe_v1, whole genome shotgun sequence window:
- the LOC122660160 gene encoding protein RMD5 homolog: MELSTIKGAFDRVAKKQKLSSSEAQEAIDRIGQKIEQALAKLHSFHDPTSPADRKTILEKLFKELTEMGLIDQLQYSQKDLNVGLSKYTKLLEKSFNSDISKAYRNVDFDIHTINQIIAGHFYRLGLFDLGDCFVNEAREPVSNSLKSPFLEMHQILEAMGARNLQPALNWATINREKLAKNGSSIELKLHQLQFVEILQKGSRADALNYARTYLAPFAPLHMAEIQKLMGCLLWAGRLNCSPYAEFLCITHWEKLAEELTQQFCSLLGQSYESPLGVAIAAGVQGLPTLLKLANVMGTKKQEWQVMKQLPVPVDLGREFQFHSIFVCPVSKDQGSEENPPMLMPCGHVLCKQSIVKLSKNSTRTFKCPYCPLEATVTQCRQVYF, encoded by the coding sequence ATGGAGTTGAGTACCATCAAAGGTGCATTTGATCGTGTTGCAAAGAAGCAAAAGTTATCTTCTTCTGAAGCCCAAGAGGCAATCGATCGTATTGGCCAAAAAATTGAACAAGCACTGGCAAAATTGCACTCTTTTCATGATCCCACTTCTCCAGCTGATCGGAAAACCATTCTGGAGAAACTTTTCAAGGAATTGACTGAAATGGGCCTTATCGATCAGTTACAATATTCACAAAAGGATCTGAATGTGGGATTGAGCAAATACACTAAGCTTCTTGAGAAATCATTTAATTCAGACATATCCAAGGCCTACAGAAATGTTGATTTTGACATACACACAATAAATCAAATCATTGCTGGCCATTTCTACCGACTGGGTCTGTTTGATCTTGGGGATTGTTTCGTAAATGAAGCCAGAGAACCAGTGAGCAACTCCCTTAAATCCCCGTTCTTGGAGATGCATCAGATACTTGAGGCCATGGGAGCTAGAAACCTTCAACCTGCCCTGAACTGGGCTACCATCAACCGTGAGAAGCTTGCCAAAAATGGTTCGAGTATCGAGCTGAAACTTCACCAGTTACAGTTTGTGGAGATACTGCAGAAAGGAAGCAGAGCGGATGCTCTTAATTATGCTAGAACTTACCTTGCTCCTTTTGCCCCCCTGCATATGGCTGAGATCCAGAAGCTCATGGGCTGTCTATTGTGGGCAGGAAGGCTCAATTGCTCTCCATATGCTGAGTTTTTGTGTATAACCCATTGGGAGAAGCTGGCTGAGGAGCTGACTCAGCAATTCTGCAGTCTTCTGGGACAATCCTATGAGAGCCCTTTGGGTGTAGCAATAGCAGCTGGGGTCCAAGGGTTGCCAACCCTGCTTAAGCTTGCAAATGTGATGGGGACAAAGAAGCAGGAGTGGCAAGTGATGAAACAGTTGCCAGTGCCAGTGGATTTGGGGAGGGAATTCCAGTTTCACTCCATCTTTGTCTGTCCAGTTTCTAAGGATCAAGGTAGTGAAGAGAACCCACCCATGCTGATGCCCTGCGGACATGTGCTCTGCAAACAGTCCATCGTGAAATTGTCTAAGAACAGCACACGCACTTTCAAATGTCCTTACTGTCCACTCGAGGCCACTGTTACCCAGTGTAGGCaggtttatttttga
- the LOC122660056 gene encoding E3 ubiquitin-protein ligase WAV3-like, which yields MGTGWRRAFCTSISRDRESATAEKLMSSNSPSPSPKNCSKLGGFIMSGVSNPSTPRLQSQPVSSPRLRCRTTTDTPPTCPAQDVPKLQCKTTVTTSGATAAAAPSTMTRSPRFSKTSNPSSPRSPLRFSLFKANLRLSRSSCGICLQSVKTGQGTAIFTAECSHAFHFPCIAAHVRKHGSLFCPVCNTSWGEVPLLAIHKNQLLSSQSVEENEQDKEHKRAGTKEEKRRETEPPCSIRDVNTKQDQQQLKQSDPRVYDDDEPLLSPTAGGRFVSIPEADENGEEIPEEDEIEEFQGFFVNPNSSSTIKTTTYDGTVNGRDSRNVEVTLLPEAAVVSVGRSHETYVVALKVKAPPPPARVSTTAPLLDPSRRAPIDLVTVLDVSGSMTGAKLHMLKRAMRLVISSLVSSDRLSIVAFSATSKRLLPLRRMTAHGQRSARRIIDRLFCGQGTSVGDALRKAAKVLEDRRERNPVASIMLLSDGQEERISRTKSADRRCTYRQVSSTRFAHLEIPVHGFGFRENGNQPHSHEPAEDAFAKCVGGLLSVVMQDLRLQIGFCSGTAPADIVAVYTRGGRPTLLGSGTVRLGDLYAEEEREFLVEMRVPITAIGAHHVISVRSCYRDPASQEVMYGREQALLVPRPHAIRSSAPKIERLRNLFVTTKAIAEARRLVEHNELSSAHHLLASSRALLMQSSSISADECLRGLEAELAELHWRRQQQQDNHQIQRRGIAGVVREKEPAGYLDENGEPLTPTSAWRAAERLAKVAIMRKSLNRVGDLHGFENARF from the exons ATGGGTACTGGTTGGCGTAGAGCCTTCTGCACATCGATCTCTAGAGACCGAGAAAGCGCCACCGCCGAGAAGCTTATGAGCAGTAATAGCCCCAGTCCCAGCCCAAAAAACTGCTCCAAATTGGGTGGTTTTATTATGTCTGGCGTTAGCAATCCTTCGACGCCACGCTTACAGTCTCAACCCGTTTCAAGCCCAAGATTGCGCTGTCGAACTACGACGGATACACCTCCGACTTGCCCTGCTCAAGACGTCCCTAAACTCCAATGCAAGACCACAGTGACTACTTCTGgggctactgctgctgctgctccctCGACGATGACGAGAAGCCCTAGATTTTCCAAAACTTCGAACCCGTCGTCTCCCAGATCGCCTTTGAGATTTTCCCTCTTCAAGGCCAACTTACGACTCTCTAGG AGTAGCTGCGGGATATGTCTACAGAGCGTGAAGACAGGTCAGGGGACGGCCATATTCACGGCGGAATGCTCTCACGCTTTCCACTTCCCCTGCATAGCTGCGCACGTTAGGAAACACGGCAGCCTCTTCTGTCCCGTCTGCAATACCAGCTGGGGAGAAGTACCTTTACTGGCGATCCACAAAAATCAACTGCTATCTTCGCAGTCCGTAGAAGAGAACGAACAAGACAAGGAACACAAAAGAGCAGGAaccaaggaagagaagagaagagaaacagaACCACCTTGTTCGATTCGAGATGTGAACACGAAACAAGATCAACAGCAATTGAAACAGTCGGATCCTAGGGTTTACGACGACGATGAACCTCTGCTGTCGCCAACGGCTGGTGGACGGTTCGTTTCGATTCCAGAGGCGGACGAGAATGGCGAAGAAATTCCGGAAGAGGACGAAATCGAGGAGTTCCAAGGGTTTTTCGTGAATCCAAACTCTTCGTCTACCATTAAGACCACCACCTACGACGGCACAGTCAACGGCAGAGATTCAAGGAATGTGGAGGTGACGCTGCTCCCGGAGGCAGCAGTGGTCTCCGTTGGCCGGAGCCACGAGACTTACGTGGTGGCACTGAAGGTGAAGGCTCCTCCACCCCCGGCGCGCGTTAGCACGACTGCGCCTCTGCTCGACCCCTCGCGCCGTGCGCCTATCGATCTTGTGACAGTGTTGGATGTCAGCGGGAGCATGACCGGCGCCAAATTGCATATGCTCAAGCGCGCCATGCGGCTTGTGATATCGTCGCTTGTCTCATCTGATCGACTCTCCATCGTCGCCTTCTCGGCGACCTCCAAGAGATTGCTCCCTCTGAGGAGGATGACGGCTCATGGCCAACGATCGGCGCGGCGCATCATCGACCGGCTCTTCTGTGGGCAGGGTACCAGCGTTGGGGACGCTCTGAGGAAAGCCGCTAAGGTGCTGGAGGATCGACGGGAGAGAAATCCCGTGGCCAGTATCATGCTCCTATCGGACGGCCAGGAGGAACGGATCTCTAGAACGAAGTCAGCGGATCGACGGTGTACATATCGCCAAGTGTCCTCCACACGATTCGCACATCTAGAGATCCCAGTGCACGGATTCGGCTTCCGAGAGAATGGAAACCAGCCACACAGCCACGAGCCAGCCGAGGACGCCTTCGCTAAATGCGTGGGCGGGTTGTTGAGTGTGGTCATGCAGGATCTACGGCTCCAGATCGGCTTCTGTTCCGGCACTGCTCCGGCAGATATCGTTGCCGTATATACCCGCGGCGGACGGCCCACGCTGCTTGGGTCTGGAACGGTGCGGCTTGGGGACCTGTATGCGGAGGAGGAGAGGGAGTTTCTGGTGGAGATGAGGGTGCCGATTACGGCTATCGGGGCCCACCACGTTATCTCAGTGCGGAGCTGTTACAGGGACCCAGCCAGTCAAGAGGTGATGTACGGGAGAGAGCAGGCATTGCTGGTTCCCAGGCCGCACGCTATACGGTCATCTGCACCCAAGATCGAACGGCTGAGGAATCTGTTTGTGACGACTAAGGCGATTGCGGAGGCCAGGCGTTTGGTAGAGCACAACGAGTTGTCGAGTGCACATCATCTGCTTGCTTCGTCTCGGGCGTTGCTGATGCAGTCGAGCTCGATTTCTGCGGATGAGTGCCTTCGAGGACTGGAAGCGGAGTTAGCGGAGCTGCACTGGCGtaggcaacaacaacaagacaATCATCAGATCCAACGGCGGGGGATAGCGGGGGTAGTGAGGGAGAAGGAGCCGGCAGGTTACTTGGATGAGAATGGGGAGCCGCTGACTCCAACGTCGGCTTGGAGAGCGGCGGAGCGGCTTGCTAAGGTGGCAATAATGAGGAAGTCGTTGAATAGAGTCGGCGATTTACACGGCTTCGAGAACGCCAGATTCTAA
- the LOC122658178 gene encoding uncharacterized protein LOC122658178 yields MAFRAPFFYPQILPQPHKLPVPHFPFPSITLLNDSVKRGKIMIPRAKGIGDAELAAELAEGVARRNSHSVTRKEAMKKSRQLLFEELCNYLKLTAEEVKKRWRKVEEEEKMSVVQGFVSEWGVAFHPLSSRSVKEMVEEHLADEENPSPISDNSFIFPGLRRIMGL; encoded by the coding sequence ATGGCCTTCAGAGCTCCTTTCTTTTACCCCCAAATCCTCCCACAACCTCACAAATTACCAGTTCCGCACTTCCCCTTTCCTTCAATAACGCTTCTCAATGACAGTGTTAAAAGAGGGAAGATCATGATTCCCCGTGCCAAAGGCATCGGTGATGCTGAACTCGCCGCAGAATTGGCAGAAGGGGTGGCCAGGAGAAACAGCCATTCGGTAACGAGGAAGGAGGCAATGAAGAAGAGTAGACAACTCTTATTTGAAGAACTCTGTAATTACCTTAAATTGACGGCGGAAGAGGttaagaagaggtggagaaaggtggaggaggaagagaagatgtCCGTGGTGCAAGGTTTTGTCTCTGAGTGGGGAGTTGCTTTCCATCCCTTGTCGTCAAGGTCTGTTAAGGAAATGGTGGAAGAGCATTTGGCCGACGAAGAGAACCCCTCCCCCATTTCTGACAATTCTTTCATCTTCCCTGGTTTGAGGAGGATAATGGGTCTCTAA